One genomic window of Oikeobacillus pervagus includes the following:
- the istA gene encoding IS21 family transposase, which translates to MEKWMVYQEVHRLKSMGFSKSKIASKLKISRNRVIEYLNMTPDEFAEFIASLQNRSKKLDPYKNYIVTWLKEFPDATSAQVYDWLQEKYNVDSVAENTVRNYVNDLRDKYHIPRKPIERMYGTVDELPMGKQMQVDFGEIIVFTETGQRKKLYVAGFILSHSRFKYIEWLDRSLRTADLIRMQENAFRFFEGMTEEIVYDQDRLLAVSENSGDLILTDSFSKYHKTRKFKIYLCRKSDPESKGKIEQVIKYAKNNFAKHRIYKDLNSWQQSSLKWLKRTGNYKVHHNIKKRPFEVHALEKQHLQKVNGDYIFENISSINITRTIHKDNVIRFNGNRYSVPLGTFQIGRENTAYISANEEELSIYLHPNSSPIAVHKLSKEKGKVITDPLHRQRSQTKKDRLAEQITKELADTNDAAWLVMTLQKHYPRHTIDQLKVVLKAVEQYPQYVNEAIKEMKRLGLTSANDLRDIAISLEIQKQKEVPKKQLINEKYKDMIAPERSQDIYLRVLQGGK; encoded by the coding sequence GGAAAAGTGGATGGTTTATCAAGAAGTACATCGTTTAAAGAGTATGGGCTTCTCAAAAAGTAAGATAGCAAGTAAATTAAAGATTTCTAGAAATAGAGTGATTGAATATTTAAACATGACCCCAGATGAATTCGCTGAATTTATAGCATCTTTACAAAATCGTTCTAAGAAACTAGATCCCTACAAAAATTACATAGTGACGTGGCTAAAAGAATTTCCAGATGCAACAAGTGCTCAAGTTTATGATTGGCTACAAGAAAAATATAATGTCGATTCAGTGGCTGAAAATACGGTTCGAAACTATGTAAATGACTTGAGAGACAAATATCATATTCCAAGAAAACCAATAGAAAGAATGTATGGCACTGTAGATGAACTACCGATGGGTAAACAGATGCAAGTAGATTTTGGAGAAATCATTGTGTTTACAGAGACAGGACAGAGAAAAAAACTTTATGTAGCCGGATTCATCTTATCCCACTCAAGATTTAAGTATATAGAGTGGTTAGATCGGTCACTTAGAACAGCTGACTTAATTAGGATGCAAGAAAATGCATTTCGATTTTTTGAAGGAATGACAGAAGAAATTGTTTATGACCAAGATCGTTTATTGGCAGTTAGTGAGAATTCTGGGGATTTAATTCTCACAGATTCCTTTTCAAAATACCATAAAACTAGAAAGTTTAAGATATATCTATGTAGAAAAAGCGACCCAGAATCAAAAGGAAAAATAGAACAAGTTATAAAATATGCCAAGAATAATTTTGCAAAACATCGCATCTATAAGGACCTAAACTCATGGCAACAATCTTCTTTGAAGTGGTTGAAAAGAACGGGGAACTATAAGGTTCATCATAATATAAAGAAAAGACCTTTCGAAGTGCACGCCCTCGAAAAGCAGCATCTTCAAAAGGTCAATGGAGATTATATTTTCGAAAATATCTCATCTATTAATATAACAAGAACAATCCATAAAGACAATGTTATACGTTTTAATGGAAATCGGTATAGTGTTCCGTTAGGAACATTTCAAATTGGGAGAGAAAATACTGCTTATATATCTGCGAATGAGGAAGAATTAAGTATCTACCTCCATCCAAACAGCAGTCCAATTGCGGTCCATAAATTATCGAAAGAGAAAGGAAAAGTCATAACAGACCCCTTACACCGACAACGATCTCAAACAAAGAAAGATAGACTGGCAGAACAAATAACAAAAGAATTAGCCGACACAAACGATGCAGCTTGGCTCGTAATGACCTTACAAAAGCATTATCCAAGACATACTATTGATCAATTAAAAGTGGTATTAAAAGCAGTTGAACAATACCCCCAATATGTTAATGAAGCAATAAAAGAAATGAAAAGGCTAGGATTAACCAGCGCGAATGATTTAAGAGATATCGCCATTTCATTGGAGATACAGAAACAGAAAGAAGTACCTAAAAAGCAATTAATCAATGAAAAATATAAGGATATGATAGCTCCTGAGCGTTCTCAAGATATCTACCTCCGAGTACTACAAGGAGGTAAATAA